From a region of the Cyprinus carpio isolate SPL01 chromosome A18, ASM1834038v1, whole genome shotgun sequence genome:
- the LOC122148650 gene encoding protogenin A: MASFKTDLFQRLLFLAVFLSVSGVTSFSELFFIKEPHDVTVMRREAVILDCQAHGEAPIGIRWLKNGAALTESERVYLLTNGSLFISEVESRKQIR, translated from the exons ATGGCGTCTTTTAAAACGGATTTATTCCAGCGTCTGCTGTTTCTTGCAGTGTTTCTGTCAGTCTCAG GTGTGACGAGTTTTAGTGAGCTGTTTTTTATAAAGGAGCCCCATGATGTGACGGTGATGAGGAGGGAAGCTGTGATTTTGGACTGTCAGGCCCACGGCGAGGCTCCCATCGGCATCCGGTGGCTGAAGAACGGAGCGGCGCTCACAGAGTCGGAGCGTGTTTACCTGCTCACCAACGGCTCTCTGTTCATCTCAGAGGTGGAAAGCCGTAAGCAAATCAGATGA